In Sphingobacterium sp. SRCM116780, the genomic stretch ATACTAGAAGTAGGTATAGGTTGATAAATTAAACCAAATTTTGGAGACCAAGCTTGATCAACCTTTGCCCCTAATTCGTTTTTGTTAATGTCGACGTTCTTAACATCCTCCGTTACATCTGTTGCATAGGTATATTTCTTTCCATATGGAGTACGTTGATAGGTGTAACGTAAACCAGCCAGTACTTTAAATTGTTCTGTTAATTCAACTAAATCTTGAACAAAAACACCATAGCGATAAATATTTGTTGTTGTTCTCGTTAAGTAATCTGCCCCTGGCATATCTGTTCTTGCCCCCGTTTTTGTTACTTCAGGAACTGGAACCTTAGGATTTGCTAAATTATTTTCGAAATGACTAGGAATATAGGTATATACAGTTGATCCAATATCAAAAACATTAATATTATCGTATACAGCTCCCGGTGTAATAACTGGTGCTCCAGTTTTATCATAGGTTACTGTTCGCATGTTCAAAGAATTATCAATCGTATAGGCATATGCCTTGGTATTTGATTGATCGGCATCTGCACCAATTAGAATTTTATGCTTAATATGACCTGTTTTCACTTCTCCAGTCAAATTCAACTGTTGATTGAAACTTAACTCTTCTGATTTTGAACGTGTCAAATTTCGAGCAGCTATACCATTTGCATTTGCTTGAATACGATCTGATCCATAATAATCACGATCATAACTTTGGGAACTAGCAATGGCATTTAATTTCCAATTATCATTAAATTTATGATTTAAGTTAATTTGACCATTTGTAGAATTGGTATTATTGTATGCCCATACTGTATTTAAAAAAGTGTTACGACCTACCCCTTTGTTCAGTTTACCATCTACAGATCCTATACCAAAATCTGGCGTAAAATCACTTTTCAAATAATCAAATACAAAATTTAAATCGGTACGATCACTAATTTTGTATAATACAGAGGGGTTAACATATAATCGTTTAGAATTTACATGATCTCTGAAACTACCCGCTTTTTCATACGTACCGATGACCCGGAAAGCAACTTTATCCGAGATAGGTCCATAAACATCAACCGTTGGTTTATAAAAATCGTAACTACCGACACGCATAGAAGCTTCGCCACCATATTCAAACTTTGGTTTTTTTGTTACTAGATTTACAACAGCGCCACCCGAAACTCCACCATACAATAATGCAGAACTACCTTTCAAAATCTCAACAGATTCTAAAGTACTTGCTTCAATTGATCCACCATTGTTTGTGCGAGCTCCATTTTTGAAGATGTTATTTGCTCCAAGACTATATCCACGGGCATAGAAGGTTTCATTTACCCCTCCTCGATTTGCTCCCATAGCAACTCCATTCGCATTTTTTAAAGCATCGCTCAATCTATTGACTTGCTGATCAGCGATCACCTGTTCATTGATAATTTGAACACTTTGCGGTAAGTCTTTATCAAGAATTCCACTTTTACCAATATAAACAGTCTTGTTATTATGAGAATTATAACCATGCACTTCGACTTGATCCAGTTGAGATTCATTGATATCACCAACTAAACTCAAATGATGGGAAGATCCATTCACTACTTTGACTGTTTCTTCATCAATTACATTTCCTAAACTTTTAACAATGATTGTATAAACACCATCAGGCAACTTTGAAAATGTAAAAGAACCATCACTATTGGTTGATGTAGATTTTCCCAATTCTTTTACTGTAATAGTAGCAGCTTCTATTGGCTCTCCTGATTTATTTTTTAACTTACCTTGAATGCCGTTATGTTGTGCAACAGCATCCAATTGTACCCCTACCAATCCTAGACTTAATATCAATCCCAGGTATGACTTTTTCATATTTGTATGTTATTAGATTATTTATTTCGGATGCAAACATACATCTTTTTTCTTTTATTTAGAATTGTTTTAAATAAAAATAAACAAAATATCTAAACAAAAATTAACACGACGTCCCTATTATGATGATTTTCAATTTGATCCATTAATCAGCGTTAATCATTAGTTGGTTATTTTTTTTGAAACTGATAAGATTAAGATG encodes the following:
- a CDS encoding TonB-dependent receptor — encoded protein: MKKSYLGLILSLGLVGVQLDAVAQHNGIQGKLKNKSGEPIEAATITVKELGKSTSTNSDGSFTFSKLPDGVYTIIVKSLGNVIDEETVKVVNGSSHHLSLVGDINESQLDQVEVHGYNSHNNKTVYIGKSGILDKDLPQSVQIINEQVIADQQVNRLSDALKNANGVAMGANRGGVNETFYARGYSLGANNIFKNGARTNNGGSIEASTLESVEILKGSSALLYGGVSGGAVVNLVTKKPKFEYGGEASMRVGSYDFYKPTVDVYGPISDKVAFRVIGTYEKAGSFRDHVNSKRLYVNPSVLYKISDRTDLNFVFDYLKSDFTPDFGIGSVDGKLNKGVGRNTFLNTVWAYNNTNSTNGQINLNHKFNDNWKLNAIASSQSYDRDYYGSDRIQANANGIAARNLTRSKSEELSFNQQLNLTGEVKTGHIKHKILIGADADQSNTKAYAYTIDNSLNMRTVTYDKTGAPVITPGAVYDNINVFDIGSTVYTYIPSHFENNLANPKVPVPEVTKTGARTDMPGADYLTRTTTNIYRYGVFVQDLVELTEQFKVLAGLRYTYQRTPYGKKYTYATDVTEDVKNVDINKNELGAKVDQAWSPKFGLIYQPIPTSSIYVTYANNFTSNSGYDVNYQPMGPSTIDQYEAGVKNDFFNGRLTANVAWYRINNNKFAQQLLVKPDGTDNGDTNMKKFTGKTASDGVEIDVTGSLFPGLDILAGYSYNYMRYTETSPITKITTVVDGTPKVTEVSGNQEDVRLVGTTAHTANGTIFYTLQNGGAKGLKLGVSAFYTGRRNAGWNNTKINERDGVDRLITVSPFTTVDLSAGYAFKNWSILAKMSNINNAFNYYIHENYSVNPIPPRSFMTTLTYKF